One bacterium DNA segment encodes these proteins:
- a CDS encoding translation initiation factor Sui1 codes for MKRRGAGDLVYSTGKGRMCPNCRRPVKNCACRKSPRVPQGDGIVRVRREVKGRGGKTVTTISGVPLPEDALKDLAGELKRACGSGGSCKSGVIEIQGDHRATLTEQLQTRGYNVKLAGG; via the coding sequence ATGAAGCGAAGAGGCGCGGGCGATCTCGTGTACAGCACGGGAAAGGGGCGCATGTGCCCCAACTGCCGGCGACCTGTAAAGAACTGCGCCTGCCGCAAGAGCCCACGCGTCCCGCAGGGGGACGGCATCGTGCGTGTGCGCCGGGAGGTCAAGGGTCGCGGGGGCAAGACCGTGACGACGATTTCCGGAGTCCCCTTGCCTGAAGACGCGCTCAAGGATCTCGCCGGGGAATTGAAACGCGCCTGTGGAAGTGGTGGGTCCTGTAAGTCGGGGGTGATCGAGATCCAGGGAGATCACCGCGCGACCTTGACCGAGCAACTCCAGACGCGCGGTTACAACGTCAA